In the Silvanigrella aquatica genome, GTGAAGAAACAACATTTGCTCAAGATATTATTTCACACGAAAAATTAATTATTGAGCTCAATAAAATTATCGACAGTTTATGTGTTGAAATAAATAAAAGAAATTTGGTAGCTAAAACATTAATACTTAAAATTAAATATTTTAATTTTAAATTCCATACAAAATCTAAAATATTTCCTTTATATTTTCACAAAAAAGATATGATTCAAAAAATTGCATTAGAACTTTTTGATGAACTCTATGCCTCTCCCTTAGCAACTCGACTCATGGGATTGTCTGTCTCAAATATCAATCATTGATCAAGACAACATGAATCAAGTTACTTTGTTTGAAGATTTTCTTTAGACCTTTAGCATTATTCTCACTTAAATATTAAATGGAGAATATATTTTTTTTTTTCATTTAGCTTGAGTGTAAAAAAAAAAGACAACTTCATCACTTATATATATTTCTACATAAGTGGTAAAGTATTTTAAATATTTGAAATTATTATTTTTTTACTATTTTTTTTCAATTGTGAAAAATTTATGGCTATCGACTTCTCTTACCTCTTTCTGCTATAAAATTCCAAGTGCGAAGACTTTTTCCTAAAGATTAACATCTAGGGAATATATGATATAATATTAGGAGGTTAAAATGAGATCAGAAAAACCAGAATCGACAAAGGTTGTTCAATTCATGAAAGCAAGGACAAAAAATATCATCATTGCCGGTGTTTCTATTGCCGCCCTTTTTGGAATAGCCAGCGCAGGAATGTTGGTTTTATATCCCGAGCAAGTTACTAAAATCGCAAAAGATTTAAGCGCTCAAGCGGGCATTTCCTACTCATTGCCTCCTGCAGCGACACCTGCTCCCAATTCTGACTCCGCATTTTTAAAATCGTTTAAAAAAGTATTTACAGGTATTGCAAAAGAAAGCCGACCCGCCCTGGTTTTCATTATTGCAGAAAAAAAAGTTGCTGTAAGACAAAATGATTTTCCATTTCCCGACGATTTCTTTTTTCCCTTTATGCCACCGCAATTTAAAGGACCTAATAATCAAAAAGAGAAACGACAGTCTGTCGAAACTGACGGTGGTTCCGGCTTTATCGTAGATCTAAAAAATGGCTATATTATTACAAATAATCACGTCATCGAAGGTGCCGACAAAATTACCGTAACAACTTACGATAACCGCAAATTCAAAGCAAAAGTGATTGGTACTGCTAAAAATGTTGATATTTCCGTTCTTAAACTTGAAGATTTCAAACCTTCTAATGAATTAAAACAAGTTAGCCTTGCCGATTCCAATGAAGTTGAAGTAGGTGACTGGGCAATAGCTTTAGGCGCGCCTTTTGAACTTCCTCAAACATTAACAATGGGTGTTGTAAGTGCAGTACAAAGGTCGAGCGATTCCTTAGGAATCACCGGTGCCAATAGTTTTATTCAAACCGATGCTGCTATTAACCCCGGAAACTCTGGCGGCCCCTTGGTGAATCTTGATGGACAAGTCATTGGTATGAACACAGCTATTTATTCCAAAAATGGAACAAGCATTGGAATTGGATTTGCTATTCCATCTAATACCGTTCGCCTTGTCGCGGATTCCATTATAAACAATGGAAAATTCTCTCAAGTTTATCTTGGAGTAGAAATGTATGACCTCAATAAATTTGGTGATGCCGCGAAGAAAGAAATGAAAATTGATTCTAATGCGGAAGGTGCTCTTGTTATGCGCGTGGTTCCAAAAAGCCCCGCAGCTTTAGCAGGACTCCAGCCCTATGACATTATTCAAAGCGTAAATAATAAACCCATTAAATCCAGTATTGATATTCAACGCCAAATTTTATTCTTAAAACCAGGGACAACTGTAAAACTCGGTGTTTTAAGAAATGGCAAACCCATTGAACTCAAAGCCAGCGTTACGGAAATGCCTTCAAAAATGTCTGCAGATGATAAAGCAGACGGTTCTCCCGATCCAAAGCAAGCTAAAACTCAAGCTTTTTCATATGGCTTAGTTCTTTCGAATAAAGCGCCTGCCTCAGGCAAAGGAGTGACCATTGCAGGAGTGATGTCAGGAAGTCTTGCTGAAAAAGCAGGTCTGCAAGAAGGAGATGTGATTCTTCAAGTGAACCGCCAAGATGTTATGACAATGAAACAAGTTGAAGAAGCTCTTGAAAAGTCGAAAAAAGCACAAACTTCTGTCATATTCCTTTTAATTGGAAGAGAAGACGGCTCACGTTCTGCTGTCATTTTGCCCATGAATAGCTAAATAAAATCGAATCATACGATTGGCACGAGAGCGGCAATCCCCCCGCTTTCCTAGCGCACTTGTCATAGAAACAAATTCACACACCAGCACAATTGCTTGGAGCATGGTTTGCGGATCACAAAATTCAACTTATGGGAATTACAAAAGCCAGCCCAAAGGGGCATCTCAAAGAAGCGGAATAATCAAAAATATTGAATTATTTCGCTATGCTG is a window encoding:
- a CDS encoding trypsin-like peptidase domain-containing protein yields the protein MRSEKPESTKVVQFMKARTKNIIIAGVSIAALFGIASAGMLVLYPEQVTKIAKDLSAQAGISYSLPPAATPAPNSDSAFLKSFKKVFTGIAKESRPALVFIIAEKKVAVRQNDFPFPDDFFFPFMPPQFKGPNNQKEKRQSVETDGGSGFIVDLKNGYIITNNHVIEGADKITVTTYDNRKFKAKVIGTAKNVDISVLKLEDFKPSNELKQVSLADSNEVEVGDWAIALGAPFELPQTLTMGVVSAVQRSSDSLGITGANSFIQTDAAINPGNSGGPLVNLDGQVIGMNTAIYSKNGTSIGIGFAIPSNTVRLVADSIINNGKFSQVYLGVEMYDLNKFGDAAKKEMKIDSNAEGALVMRVVPKSPAALAGLQPYDIIQSVNNKPIKSSIDIQRQILFLKPGTTVKLGVLRNGKPIELKASVTEMPSKMSADDKADGSPDPKQAKTQAFSYGLVLSNKAPASGKGVTIAGVMSGSLAEKAGLQEGDVILQVNRQDVMTMKQVEEALEKSKKAQTSVIFLLIGREDGSRSAVILPMNS